The Ectothiorhodospiraceae bacterium 2226 region GGTGTGTGGCGGTGGCGGTCGTGCTCCCGCATGCGGTAATGCACGAAGTCGGGCAGGGCGTCGAAGTGCAGAAAGGGATTGCCGTGCAGCTGTTCTTCCCAGGTGGAGGTGGTGCGCTCGGCGTAGTTGTGCCCCGGGTGCAGCAGGGTGTTGGCCGGCAGGTTCTCGCGCAGGCCCCGCAGGGTGTGGAACATCTGCTCGGGATCGCCGCCGCGAAGATCGCAGCGCCCGCAGCCGAACACGAACAGGGTGTCGCCCGTGATGAGGTCGTTGCCGAGCCGGAAGCAGGCCGAGCCGGGGGTGTGGCCGGGCGTGTGCAGGAGCTCGATGCGGGTCGCGCCGAGTTCCAGGACGTCGCCCCCGTGATGCAGGGTGGGCCGTATCAACGGCGCCTCCCAAAACTCGGCCTCGGCCTTCAATAGATGGAGTTGGGCGTCGGTTTCGTCCAATACCTGCTCGATGCCGTTGATGTGATCGTGATGGCTGTGGGTGAGCAGCACGTCGGTCACGCGCAGGCCGTGCTCGTGCGCCAGGGCCATCACGCGCGCCGGGTCCCAGGCGGGGTCGACGATGGCCGCGCGGCCGCTCTCGCGATCCTCGATCAGGTAGACGAAGTTCTCCATCGGCCCCAACTCGAGGGCGTGGATACGGTGGGGTGCTGCGGAGCCGGACATGGCGTTCTCCCGGGCGGCAATCCCGCCGACGACACAACTGGTTGAAGTAGAAGCCCCGGTGTTCGGAAGCCCCGGTGTTTGCGGACCTCGTCCCAGTATAAACCCCTTCGAGATGCGGCATCCGTCGCGAGACAGGGTCGCGGCGGATGCGTTACACTCAAGCCATGGCAGTCGTCCACGACCTCCACGCCCACTCCACGTATTCCGACGGTACGCTCACTCCGACATTGCTGGTTCGGCGCGCCCAGGCGCAAGGCGTCGGCGTGCTCGCGCTCACCGACCACGACGGCCTGGACGGGCTACCCGAGGCCGAGGCGGCCGCGCGCGAATGCGGCATCCGGCTGATTCCGGGGGTGGAAGTGTCGGTAAGCTGGGCGGGGCGTACCTTGCACGTGTTGGGGTTGGGGGTCGATCCGGCCGACGCCGGCCTGCGCGAGGGACTCGCGCGTCTGCGCGCGTTCCGCGGCTGGCGCGCCGAGGAGATCGCGCGCCGCCTGGAGGCGCACGGTATCCCCGACGCCTACGCCGGCGCGAAGGGCTACGCGCACGGCGCCATCATCGGCCGCACTCATTTCGCCCGCCATCTGTTGGCACTGGGCAAGGCGCGCAATTTCGGCCACGTGTTCAAACGCTACCTCACGCAGGGCAAGCCGGGCCACGTCCCCGGCCAATGGGCGTCGCTCGAGGAGGCGCTTGGCTGGATTCACGGCGCGGGCGGCCAAGCCGTGCTGGCGCATCCGGCGCGTTACAAACTCACCCGCACCAAGCTCAATATCTTGCTGGAAGAATTTCGCGCGGCGGGCGGCGAGGGGCTGGAGGTGATCTCCGGCAGCCACGCGCCGCGCGACAGTGTGCTGATGGCGACGTTCGCACGCCGTCATGGCTTGTTGGCCTCCGTCGGTTCGGATTTTCACGACCCGGACGGAGGTTACGCAGAACTCGGTCGGCTGCCGGAGCTACCTGCGGGCTGCCGACCTATTTGGCACACCTGGCACTGACCGGCTCCGCGTAGCGCGGACCGGTGAGACAAGGAGGCACCGAGATGCAAATGCTGCGCATACACCCCGTTAACCCGCAATTGCGGTTGGTGCGACAGGCCGCGGAGGCCCTGCGCGCCGGCGCGCTGATGGTGTACCCAACCGACTCGGGCTATGCCCTTGGTTGTCGTTTGGGGGACAAGGAGGGCATCGAGCGCATTCGTCGGATCCGCGAGCTGCCGGATCATCACCATCTCACGCTGATCTGCCGCGACCTGTCGGAACTGGGGCAGTACGCGCGCGTCGACAACAGCCAGTATCGGCTGCTGAAGTCACTCACGCCGGGGGCCTACACGTTCATACTGCGCGCCACCCGCGAGGTACCGCGGCGCCTGCAGCATCCCAAGCGCAAGACCATCGGACTGCGTGTGCCTGACCATCCGGTCGCCCTCAGCCTGCTCGCGGAGTTGGACGAGCCGATCCTGAGCTCCACGCTCATCCTGCCGTCCAGCGCGCAACCGCTTACCGATCCGCATGAGATCGGCGAGCGACTAGGGTCGCAGATCGACCTGCTGATCGACGCGGGGTTGACCCAGGCGGAGCCCACCACGGTGGTCGATCTGCTCGAGGGCCCGCCGGTGGTGGTGCGTCCCGGCGCGGGGGACCTCCGCATGGTCGGCGCCTGACACCGTCGAAGCCCGGCGGCCTCACGGCCGCCGGGTTTTGGCCATCTCGCCGGGGACCCGGGGCCCATGGCGAGATCCCTTCGGTGCCCCGCCGCATCGGATGGCGCGAAGGCTTCCCGTGCGCGCGGGTCCGGCACAGGGAGGTGCCGCCGTTCCCCGCGGGGGCGGGGAACGCAGCCCCGTGAGAACCACGCTGCTCAGGGGGCGTGGTCGAAACGCCCCATGGACGGGCGTTTCGACCTTCAAGCAGCGGCTACGCCGGGGCGAGGCTGCGGCACAGGGAGGTGCCGCCGTTTCCCGCACAGGCGGGAAACGCAGCCCCATGAGAACCGCGCTTCTCATGGGGCGTGGACGAAACGCCCCATGGACGGGCGTTTCGACCTTCAAGCAGCGGCTACGCCGGGGCGAGGCTGCGGCACAGGGAGGTGCCGCCGTTCCCCGCACAGGCGGGAAACGCAGCCCCGTGAGAACCACGCTTCTCACGGGGCGTGGTCGAAACGCCCCACGGACGGGCGTTTCGACCTTCTAACCAGTTATAATCCGCCGATGGAAGATTTAGACCTCATGCAGCGCATCGCGGTCTGGGCGCTGCCGGTGCTGTTCGCCATCACGGTACACGAGGTCGCCCACGGCTGGATGGCACGCCGCCTCGGCGACCCCACCGCCCTGATGATGGGGCGCCTCACCCTCAATCCGATCAAGCACGTCGACCCCGTGGGCACCGTGCTGGTGCCGGGCATCCTGCTGGTGTTCACCGGCTTTGTGTTCGGGTGGGCAAAGCCGGTGCCGGTGACCTGGCAGAATCTGCGCAAGCCCAAGCGCGACATGATCCTGGTGGCGCTCGCAGGACCCGGGGCGAATCTGCTGATGGCGGTCGCCTGGGCCTTGGTCGCCCGTTTGGGCCTGATGCTGATGGGGGAGATGCCGTGGCTCGGTCTGCCGCTGCTGTACATGGGTGCGGCGGGCATTCTCATCAACATCATCCTGATGGTGTTGAACCTGTTACCGCTGCCGCCGCTCGATGGGGGGCGGGTCGTGTCGGGTTTGCTGCCCGGCCCGCTGAGCTGGCGCTTCGACCGGCTGGAGCCGTTCGGCCTGTTCATCCTGCTGGGGCTGCTGGCCACCGGCGTATTGGGCATGATCCTATGGCCGCCGATCGAGGCGCTACAGGGCCTGCTGCATCAGATATTCGTGAGATGAGGGGAATTCGTTGAACGTGGTCACGCAGAACCGCCGCGTGCTCTCCGGCATGCGGCCCACCGGCCCGCTGCACTTGGGGCACTATCACGGCGTGTTGAAGAACTGGGTCAAACTCCAGCACGAGTACGAGTGTTACTTCTTCGTGGCGGACTGGCACGCGCTCACCACCGATTACGAGAACCCGCAAGGCATCTCCCAGTATGTGTGGGACATGGTGATCGACTGGCTGGCGGCGGGGGTGAGTCCCGGTGCGGCGCGCATCTTCATCCAATCGCGCGTGCCCGAGCACGCCGAGTTGCACCTGCTGCTGTCGATGATGACCCCGCTCGGCTGGCTCGAACGGGTGCCGACCTACAAGGACCAGCAGGAGAAGCTGCGCGACAAGGACCTCGCCACCTACGGCTTTCTCGGCTACCCCCTGCTGCAGAGCGCCGACATCCTGGCCTACAAGGCGGGCTACGTCCCGGTGGGCGAGGACCAGGTGGCCCACGTCGAGTTGACGCGCGAGGTGGCGCGCCGCTTCAATCACCTCTACGGTCGCGAGCCGGACTTCGAGGTGCGCGCCGAGACGGCCGCCGCCAAGATGGGCAAGAAGAACGCGCGCCTGTACCGGGAGCTACGACGCCGCTTTCAGGAGGAGGGCGACGCCGGCGCATTGGACACGGCGCGCGCCTTGCTGGAGGATCAGCAGAACATCACCCTGGGCGATCGCGAGCGCCTGGTGGGCTACCTGGAGGGCAGCAGCCGCATCATCCTGCCCGAGCCGCAGGCGCTGCTGACGCGCGCCTCGCGCATGCCGGGGCTCGACGGGCAGAAGATGTCCAAGTCCTACGGCAATACCATCGCCCTGCGCGAGGACCCGGCCCAGGTCGAGACGCGCATCCGCACCATGCCGACCGACCCGGCGCGCGTGCGCCGCACCGATCCGGGTGAGCCGGAGAAGTGCCCGGTGTGGGAACTGCACAAGGTGTACTCCGGCGAGGACGTGAAAGAGTGGGTGCAGCAGGGCTGTCGCAGCGCCGGGATCGGCTGCCTGGAATGCAAGCGCCCGGTGATCGATGCCGTGCAGGCGGAGCTCGCCCAGCTGCGCGAGCGCGCCCAGCCGTACATCGAAGACCTCGGCATGGTGCGCAGCATCGTCAATGACGGTTGCGAGGCGGCACGGGAAGTGGCCCGCGCCACGCTGGACGAGGTGCGCAGCGTGATGGGCCTGGTGCACCGCTGAGCTGCGCGCCCGCAGTTCATTCCATAGAACGTTCTCTAGGGGGAACGATGCAGACGCCGGACGTACCGCAGCAGGAGGAGATGCCCTTCGCCATCGTGCAGGGCAACGCCTTGTTGACGCTGCCCAAGGACCTATACATCCCCCCCGAGGCCCTGGAGGTGTTTCTGGACGCCTTCGAGGGGCCGCTGGATCTGTTGCTGTACCTCATCAAGCGCCAGAACCTGGACGTGCTGGATATCCCCATCGCCGAGATCACACGACAGTACATGGACTACGTCGAGGTGATGAAAGAGCTGCAACTCGAGTTGGCGGCCGAGTACCTGGTGATGGCCGCCATGCTGGCCGAGATCAAATCGCGCATGCTGTTGCCGCGACCCACCGAGGAGGGCGACGAAGATGACCCGCGCGCCGAGCTGGTGCGCCGCCTGCAGGAGTACGAGCGCTACAAGCAGGCGGCGGAGGACATCGATGCCCTGCCGCAGGTGGGGCGCGACATCTTCCCGGCGCGCGTGCCCGACCCGCCGCGCCACGAGGGGCGCGCGCCGCCGCAGGTGGATCTGGCGGAGATCCTGGCCGCTATCCGGGATGTGATGTCGCGCGCCGAGATGTTCGCGCACCACCAGATCCAGCGCGAACCCCTGTCGGTGCGCGAGCGCATGTCGCGGCTGCTGGAGGCGCTCGGTCCGGAGCGGTTTACCGAATTCACCAGCTTGTTTACCCTCGACGAGGGCCGGCGCGGCGTCGTGGTCACGTTGCTGGCATTGCTCGAACTCATCAAGCAGACCCTGGTCGAGTTGGTCCAGGCCGAACCCTTCGGCCCCATTCACGTGCGCCTGCGGGAGGGGACGACGGCATGAATCGCGAGGGGATCGCCGCATGAATCGCCCGGAACTGAAGCATATAGTCGAGGCGGCACTGTTGGCCGCCGGCGAGCCGCTGTCGGTCGAGCGTCTGCTCGGGCTGTTCGGCACCGACGAGCCGCCCGCGCGGCGTGAGGTCCTCGAGGCCCTGGAGCACCTGGGCGAGGACTGTGCGGGGCGGGGCATCGAACTGCAGGAGGTTGCCAGCGGCTGGCGCCTGCAGGTGCGCCAGGATCTGGCGCCGTGGGTATCGCGCCTGTGGGAGGAACGGCCCGCGCGCTATTCGCGCGCGCTGATGGAGACCCTCGCGCTGATCGCCTACCGCCAGCCCATCACCCGCGCCGAGATCGAGGACATTCGCGGGGTGAGCGTCTCCACGCAGATCGTCAAGACCCTGCTGGAGCGCGAATGGGTGCGCGTGGTCGGACACCGCGACGTGCCGGGGCGCCCGGCGCTGTATGGCACCACGCGGACGTTCCTGGATTACTTCGGACTGAGCAGCCTGGACGAATTACCGACGCTGGCCGAGTTGCGCGATATCGACCGTATCAACGCGGAACTCGACCTCGGGGCGCCCGATGCCCTCCCGTCCGAGGACCAGCCGGAACCGGGCGAGGAAGAGGTGCATGCCGTGGCAGACGACCTCAACGATGACGCCGCCATCGACGAAGGCGGGCCTGATGAAGCCGGCGAGACGCCAAGGGGCGAGGATGGCGGTTTTGGGGCCGCGCTCGAAGCCGACGCCGTCGACGCGGAACACGATGACCTGGACGAGGAACCCGAAGCGGCCGAGTCGGCGCGCTGAACCATGGACGAGAAACTACAGAAGGTGCTCGCGCGCGCGGGCCTCGGGTCGCGCCGCGAGCTGGAGGACTGGATAGTCGCCGGGCGCGTAAGCGTGAACAGCCAGCGTGCGACGCTCGGCCAACGCGTGGGGCCGCAGGACGTGCTGCGGGTCGACGGGCGGGTGATTCCGCACGCGCAAACCGCGCCGATGGAGACGCGGGTGCTGGTCTATCACAAACCGGTGGGCGTGGTGAGTACCCGCAGCGACCCGGAGGGGCGCCCGACGGTGTTCGACACCCTGCCACGGCTCGCGCAGGGGCGCTGGATAGCGGTGGGGCGGCTGGACCTCAACACCCTCGGGCTCTTGCTGTTGACCAACGACGGCGAGTTGGCCCACCGCCTCATGCACCCCAGTACCGAGATCGAACGCGAGTACGCCGTGCGGGTGGTGGGCGAGGTGTCCAAGGAGACGCTGGCCCGCCTGCGCGAGGGGGTCGAACTCGACGGCCAGTCGGCGGCCTTCGACCTCATTCGCCCGGCGGGGGGCGAGGGGGTCAACCATTGGTACCACGTGGTGCTGCGCGAAGGGCGCAACCGCGAGGTGCGCCGCCTGTGGGAGAGTCAGGGGATCACCGTGAGTCGCCTGATCCGGGTGCGCTACGGGCCGATCACGCTGCCGCGTGGGCTGCGGGCCGGGCGCTGGGAGGCGCTGGAACTCGGGGCGGTGCGCGAGTTGCTGCGCGCCGCCGGCCTGTCGGCGGAGCGGGCGGGTCCTACGCGCCGACCGGTGCGGGGCAAGGGCGAGGGGCGCGGCGGTAAGGCCCCGCGTTCCCCGCGCGCGGCCGCGCCGCGGCGCGCCGCCTCGCCCTCGGCCGTCAAGCGGCCCACCAGGCCGCCAAGCAGAGGACGGCCCAAGCCGCGCCGAGGATGAGCATCCGCGACGCCCTGGCCGTCTATCGCGCCCTGTACCAGGTGCATGGCGCGCAGGGCTGGTGGCCGGCCGAGAGCCCCTTCGAGACCATGGTGGGGGCGATTCTCACCCAGAACACCTCGTGGACCAACGTGGAGCGCGCGCTGACGGCACTGCGTGCCGAGGCGCCGCTGGAGCCGGCGGCGCTGTTGGCGCTGGATCCGACGGTGCTGGCCGCGGCGCTGCGCCCGGTGGGGTATTTCAACGTCAAGGCGCGGCGCCTGACGGCGTTCTGTCGCTGGTATCTGGAGCGCGGCGGGTATGCGGGCCTGAAGCGCCTGCCAACGCCCGCGTTGCGCGAGGCCTTGCTGGCCGTCCACGGTATTGGACCGGAAACGGCCGACGACATCCTGCTGTATGCCTTCGAGCGGCCGGTATTCGTGATCGACGCCTATACGCGTCGGCTATTCGCCCGCTTGGGCTTGATCGAAGGTACCGAACCGTATGAAGCGCTGCGCGCGCGCTTCGAACAAAGCTTGGCCGCCGAGCCGGCGCCGGTGGCGCTGTTCAATGAATATCACGCGCTGATCGTGCTGCACGCGAAGAAGGTCTGCCGCCCGCGCCCGAAGTGCACTGCATGTGTGCTCCAGGCGCGCTGCGCGGCCATTACGCCCTAGTCGCGGTGCGCGCCGTGCGCCGCGGTGGCGGCGTGCGGCGCAAGCCCGGCGCGAGGTGTATGCCGCCGTCGAGCAGGAGGATGAGCCTGTCCGGCTGCGGGGGTGAGGCCAGCGACTGGAGCAGACTCGCGATGGTCGGGTCGCCCAACTCCTTGGCACAGCCGTGAAAGGCGTAAACACCGTAGTGGCGCGTGTTCTGCACGTGCTTCAGGGCGCCGCGCAGCGTGTCGGTGCCGGGGATGGCGATATGGGGCGCGCTGACGCGGCGCAGGCCCTTGCTGGGATGCCAGCAGTAGATCGCGCGTGCGCTGGTACGTGCGTACGCGCTCAGCGCCTCCAAAGCCGCGGCCGGCGATCCTTCCAAACAGACGAGGCGATCACCGCTGCCTATCAACTTCTCGATGTGCTTGATGTCGATGCGCATCGTGACCCTCTCCCTATAGCCTGGGAGCGAGTCTAGGGGCTGGGTTCCCGTGCGGCTGTGATCGCTGTCAAGGTTTCACGATGGGACCGGATTCCCCTACAAACCCCGCAAGACGAGCTGGCGCCAAGCGTGCGGCGCGGCTTCCCCGCGCGCGCGAGGCGATGCTCAGTCCTGGGCGCGCAGTCGTTGACCGTGTACGTCGCGGCTGTCGGGGCCGAGCAGGTAGAGATAGGGCCGCATGATGTCGGCGGGCGGCGGCAGCACGCTCGCGTCCTCGGCGGGGAAGGCGCGGGTGCGCATGGCGGTACGCACCGCGCCGGGATCGATGCTGTTCACGCGGATGCGCCCCAGGCTCTCCACCTCGTCGGCCAAGGTTTCCATGATGTTTTCCGCCGCCGCGTGGGAGGCGGCGTAGGCGCCCCAGTAGGCGCGTCCGTGGCGGCCGACTTCGGCGCCGGTAAACAGCACGCGCGCGTCGGGGGCCTGCTTGAGCAACTTGAGGCACGCTCGGGTGAGCAAGTAAGGCGCGTTCACGTTCACTTGCAGGACCTTGGCCCAGAGCTCGGGGTCATAGTGCTCGATTGGAGTCAGGGTGCCGAGATTGGCGGCATTGTGCAGCAGGCCGTCGAGGCGGCCGAACTCCTCGTCGATCTTCAGCGCGAGGTCGGCGAAGTCCTTGGCCACCGCGCCTTCGAGGTTCATCGGGTAGATCGCCGGCTCCGGGTGCCCGGCCTGTTCGATGCTGTCGTAAACCGCCTCCAGCTTGCGCGTGGTGCGCCCGAGCAGGATGACCGTCGCCCCGTGCGCCGCGCAGGCGCGGGCGGCGGCGGCGCCGATGCCGTCGCCGGCACCGGTAATGAGGATCACGCGGTCCTTCAGCAGATCCGGGGCGGGGCGGTAGTCCTTGGGTATCACGGTCATGTATGAGCCTCGCGCGCGGGGCCTTCGGCCCGCGCTGTTGTGAGTATGGCGCGCGCGCATTGTACGCCACTTGCGACAGCGCCTTCGAGCGTGGCGGGGTAGCGCGTCGCGGTGTAGTCGCCGGCCAGCCAGCAGCCGGCCAGGGGGCCCTGCGGACCGGGCCGTCGACGGTCAATGTCGACGCTGCAGCGAAACGTGGCGCGCTTTTCG contains the following coding sequences:
- a CDS encoding MBL fold metallo-hydrolase; amino-acid sequence: MSGSAAPHRIHALELGPMENFVYLIEDRESGRAAIVDPAWDPARVMALAHEHGLRVTDVLLTHSHHDHINGIEQVLDETDAQLHLLKAEAEFWEAPLIRPTLHHGGDVLELGATRIELLHTPGHTPGSACFRLGNDLITGDTLFVFGCGRCDLRGGDPEQMFHTLRGLRENLPANTLLHPGHNYAERTTSTWEEQLHGNPFLHFDALPDFVHYRMREHDRHRHTPYGPVSAAEVRKGSGR
- a CDS encoding site-2 protease family protein, yielding MEDLDLMQRIAVWALPVLFAITVHEVAHGWMARRLGDPTALMMGRLTLNPIKHVDPVGTVLVPGILLVFTGFVFGWAKPVPVTWQNLRKPKRDMILVALAGPGANLLMAVAWALVARLGLMLMGEMPWLGLPLLYMGAAGILINIILMVLNLLPLPPLDGGRVVSGLLPGPLSWRFDRLEPFGLFILLGLLATGVLGMILWPPIEALQGLLHQIFVR
- a CDS encoding pseudouridine synthase codes for the protein MDEKLQKVLARAGLGSRRELEDWIVAGRVSVNSQRATLGQRVGPQDVLRVDGRVIPHAQTAPMETRVLVYHKPVGVVSTRSDPEGRPTVFDTLPRLAQGRWIAVGRLDLNTLGLLLLTNDGELAHRLMHPSTEIEREYAVRVVGEVSKETLARLREGVELDGQSAAFDLIRPAGGEGVNHWYHVVLREGRNREVRRLWESQGITVSRLIRVRYGPITLPRGLRAGRWEALELGAVRELLRAAGLSAERAGPTRRPVRGKGEGRGGKAPRSPRAAAPRRAASPSAVKRPTRPPSRGRPKPRRG
- a CDS encoding threonylcarbamoyl-AMP synthase, whose protein sequence is MQMLRIHPVNPQLRLVRQAAEALRAGALMVYPTDSGYALGCRLGDKEGIERIRRIRELPDHHHLTLICRDLSELGQYARVDNSQYRLLKSLTPGAYTFILRATREVPRRLQHPKRKTIGLRVPDHPVALSLLAELDEPILSSTLILPSSAQPLTDPHEIGERLGSQIDLLIDAGLTQAEPTTVVDLLEGPPVVVRPGAGDLRMVGA
- a CDS encoding endonuclease, which codes for MSIRDALAVYRALYQVHGAQGWWPAESPFETMVGAILTQNTSWTNVERALTALRAEAPLEPAALLALDPTVLAAALRPVGYFNVKARRLTAFCRWYLERGGYAGLKRLPTPALREALLAVHGIGPETADDILLYAFERPVFVIDAYTRRLFARLGLIEGTEPYEALRARFEQSLAAEPAPVALFNEYHALIVLHAKKVCRPRPKCTACVLQARCAAITP
- the scpB gene encoding SMC-Scp complex subunit ScpB; its protein translation is MNRPELKHIVEAALLAAGEPLSVERLLGLFGTDEPPARREVLEALEHLGEDCAGRGIELQEVASGWRLQVRQDLAPWVSRLWEERPARYSRALMETLALIAYRQPITRAEIEDIRGVSVSTQIVKTLLEREWVRVVGHRDVPGRPALYGTTRTFLDYFGLSSLDELPTLAELRDIDRINAELDLGAPDALPSEDQPEPGEEEVHAVADDLNDDAAIDEGGPDEAGETPRGEDGGFGAALEADAVDAEHDDLDEEPEAAESAR
- a CDS encoding YciK family oxidoreductase — translated: MTVIPKDYRPAPDLLKDRVILITGAGDGIGAAAARACAAHGATVILLGRTTRKLEAVYDSIEQAGHPEPAIYPMNLEGAVAKDFADLALKIDEEFGRLDGLLHNAANLGTLTPIEHYDPELWAKVLQVNVNAPYLLTRACLKLLKQAPDARVLFTGAEVGRHGRAYWGAYAASHAAAENIMETLADEVESLGRIRVNSIDPGAVRTAMRTRAFPAEDASVLPPPADIMRPYLYLLGPDSRDVHGQRLRAQD
- a CDS encoding tryptophan--tRNA ligase; the protein is MLSGMRPTGPLHLGHYHGVLKNWVKLQHEYECYFFVADWHALTTDYENPQGISQYVWDMVIDWLAAGVSPGAARIFIQSRVPEHAELHLLLSMMTPLGWLERVPTYKDQQEKLRDKDLATYGFLGYPLLQSADILAYKAGYVPVGEDQVAHVELTREVARRFNHLYGREPDFEVRAETAAAKMGKKNARLYRELRRRFQEEGDAGALDTARALLEDQQNITLGDRERLVGYLEGSSRIILPEPQALLTRASRMPGLDGQKMSKSYGNTIALREDPAQVETRIRTMPTDPARVRRTDPGEPEKCPVWELHKVYSGEDVKEWVQQGCRSAGIGCLECKRPVIDAVQAELAQLRERAQPYIEDLGMVRSIVNDGCEAAREVARATLDEVRSVMGLVHR
- a CDS encoding PHP domain-containing protein, translated to MAVVHDLHAHSTYSDGTLTPTLLVRRAQAQGVGVLALTDHDGLDGLPEAEAAARECGIRLIPGVEVSVSWAGRTLHVLGLGVDPADAGLREGLARLRAFRGWRAEEIARRLEAHGIPDAYAGAKGYAHGAIIGRTHFARHLLALGKARNFGHVFKRYLTQGKPGHVPGQWASLEEALGWIHGAGGQAVLAHPARYKLTRTKLNILLEEFRAAGGEGLEVISGSHAPRDSVLMATFARRHGLLASVGSDFHDPDGGYAELGRLPELPAGCRPIWHTWH
- a CDS encoding segregation/condensation protein A — protein: MQTPDVPQQEEMPFAIVQGNALLTLPKDLYIPPEALEVFLDAFEGPLDLLLYLIKRQNLDVLDIPIAEITRQYMDYVEVMKELQLELAAEYLVMAAMLAEIKSRMLLPRPTEEGDEDDPRAELVRRLQEYERYKQAAEDIDALPQVGRDIFPARVPDPPRHEGRAPPQVDLAEILAAIRDVMSRAEMFAHHQIQREPLSVRERMSRLLEALGPERFTEFTSLFTLDEGRRGVVVTLLALLELIKQTLVELVQAEPFGPIHVRLREGTTA